The Blastocatellia bacterium sequence AGCCAGATCATCGAGGCTCACCTGCTCAAGCAGACGGAGTAAGCGCTGGCGCGATTGCTGCAACCGCTCAACCGCTTCGGCCACAGGGGGCGCGTTGTTCGGGACGACCGCCGCCGGAGCGTTGGCGCGAGCTTCGCGATCGGTCAGGACCAAGCGGATGTGTTCCCACTCAGCGCGAAGTTGTTCATCGGCCACGCGCGCGTGGCGTTGGCCTGATTGCAAGGCTTTCTCCAGCAGTCGCGCGATGCTTGATTCAGCCAGATAGAGATGGTAGACCGTCTCGGCCAACGACCATCGAGTTGGATCATGCGGCACGGGAGCCGACATAGCCGATTCGATCTCCGTCATCAACGCAGCCCGCGCCTCGCTGAGCTCGGCCAGCCGATCTTCTAAGCTCGTCGGAAATGGCGGCGTCGTTGTCTCGATCATGCGGCATACCTCAAGTTGGAAATCTCTTGACAATGCGGTCGTGAAACTACCAGAGGGCAGGAGCAAAGTCAACGGGTTTCCGACCTGCCATGCCAATCGCGCAGGGAAAGACCTCGTTCGTGAAGCTAACAAGCATGGCCAGTCTTGAACGACTGAACGGGAATACGCGATCTTCACACGCCATT is a genomic window containing:
- a CDS encoding DinB family protein, whose translation is GCRFDGGAVRAARCGRPRSWLYEMAREDRVFPFIHYMDVGSMVGLYGRLAVAARVVGYTKWRVKIAYSRSVVQDWPCLLASRTRSFPARLAWQVGNPLTLLLPSGSFTTALSRDFQLEVCRMIETTTPPFPTSLEDRLAELSEARAALMTEIESAMSAPVPHDPTRWSLAETVYHLYLAESSIARLLEKALQSGQRHARVADEQLRAEWEHIRLVLTDREARANAPAAVVPNNAPPVAEAVERLQQSRQRLLRLLEQVSLDDLASISIPHSNEAIGRLTGAGWLTLIGYHERRHTQQIRELTAARA